The Natranaeroarchaeum aerophilus DNA segment GCCGGCGGCCAGTACATCAACGTGTCCTCGGATGTCCCGCCACAGCTGATCGATGGCATCGTCGGGCTCGTTGTGCTCTTCGTCGCCGTACCCGAACTGTTCCGGATGACCGCACGGCGGACCGGTCTCGGTGGTGATGGCGAATGAGCGTCACCAGCTACGCGAGAGCGAACCCCGGTCGGATCGGCGTACTGGTCGGCCTCACGGTGCTCGCAGGGGTGGTCGTCGTGTGGCAGGATTCGGGACTGGCCCGGCTACTCACGCTCGGGTATCTCGAACGCTCCCTGCGGGCGGCGACGCCGATTGCACTGGTCGCCATCGGCGGACTGATCGCCGAAAAGAGCGGCGTGTTCAACATCGGCGTCGAGGGGTTCATGATCTTCGGCGCGGTCAACGGCCTCGCCGCGGCGTATCTCGTCTCCGGGAACGGTGAGGTCACACAGTTGCATCTCTGGATCGGGCTCGTCGTCGCAGTGGTAATCAGCGCCGTCCTCACGACCCTCTTTGCAATCTTGATGATCCGCTACGAGGCCGACCAGATCGTCGCCGGGCTGGCGGTCTGGTTCATCGGTCTCGGGTTCGGACCGTTTACCGCAATCCTGATCTGGGATAGCCGGAACAGCGGAACCGTGGGTCGGATCGGCAACATCGACCTGCCGCTCCTCTCGGAGATTCCGGTGCTCGGACCCGTCTTCTTCGATGCATCGCCGTTTATCCTGCTGACGATTATCGTCGCCGTCGCGGCGTGGGTGTTTCTCTACCGAACCCGGTACGGCTACTGGCTGCAGGCCGCCGGTGAGAATCCCGAAGCACTCGATACGGCGGGGATCGACGTCAACCGCGTTCGCTACGCCGCGGTGATCTTCTCGGGGACGATGGCGGGACTGGCGGGAGCCGTGTTGACCCTCGGCGTCACGGGCAACTTCATCGGCTCCGGGATGACAGTCGTCGACGGCCGGGGCTGGATCGGTATCGTCGCCTACCTCTTTGGCAACTACAACCCGATCGGGGCGTTCCTCGCCGCACTCCTGTTCGGCGCGATGGATATGCTCCAGATCCAGTTCCAGACGATCGGCGTCCCGCTACCCTCCAGTCTGGTCGATCTGTTCCCCTACGTCGTCGTAATTGTCGTTCTGACGTTCTACGGGTCGACACGGATGCCCTCGCGCGTCGGTGAGCCATACGAGAGCGAAAAGTAGGCCCGAGAGCAGGTCGCCCCCTCCCCCACCACCGGGAGTTATACGCTCCGAGACGGCGTCTCTCATATGGGGGAGAGCTTCGGTATCGGCTTCGTCGGTT contains these protein-coding regions:
- a CDS encoding ABC transporter permease, which produces MSVTSYARANPGRIGVLVGLTVLAGVVVVWQDSGLARLLTLGYLERSLRAATPIALVAIGGLIAEKSGVFNIGVEGFMIFGAVNGLAAAYLVSGNGEVTQLHLWIGLVVAVVISAVLTTLFAILMIRYEADQIVAGLAVWFIGLGFGPFTAILIWDSRNSGTVGRIGNIDLPLLSEIPVLGPVFFDASPFILLTIIVAVAAWVFLYRTRYGYWLQAAGENPEALDTAGIDVNRVRYAAVIFSGTMAGLAGAVLTLGVTGNFIGSGMTVVDGRGWIGIVAYLFGNYNPIGAFLAALLFGAMDMLQIQFQTIGVPLPSSLVDLFPYVVVIVVLTFYGSTRMPSRVGEPYESEK